The sequence ACAGCCGTTAAAAATACAACGAAGGCAGATGTGCCGTTTAGCTTCACTGGGTCTCTCGTTGAAAAAGCGAGCTGGTATCCGGCGATGATTACATTGTCAGCGACCTTTGCATACGGCACGATCGCTACCTTTATTATGATTTTTGCCGAAGAAAGAGCAATAGAATCGATGTTTCTTTTTTATATGGTGAATGCCGTGATTGCTACTTGTGTTCGTCCGATTACCGGGCGTTGGTTTGACAAGCACGGGCCAAAGGGACTTGTCATTTTTTGTGCAAGTTTTTCTTTTGTCGCCATGTGGGTGCTTTCTATCACAACGTCGTGGGTCGGTGTCGTCATCGTCGGTTTACTTTTCGGTCTAGGCTTTGGTTCATTGTTACCCGCATTGCAAGCTTGGGTGCTCTCAAAATCAACGCCAGAAAGACGCGGTGTCGCGAATGGCATGCATATGTCGTGTATCGACCTTGGCATAGGTGCTAGCAGCCTCGTCTTTGGCATGATCGCCAAGTATGTTCCTACAGGGTCTCTTTTCCAAATGTCCAGCGTGTTCTTCCTTGTCGTCATCTTTTTGACGTGGCGAGCGGACAAGAAGGACCTGCCTGCGCAAATTTCACCAGTCCAAGGAAGAGTGAGTCAATCGGGATAGTTTGCAAATATTTAATAGAAACTAAACGAGAAAGAGGATATGATGTTCAGTTATGAACAGCTATCCTCTTTTCCTTATGTCGCCAATCCTCAGGATCGGTTCAGCTCATTGTCATTTCAGGGCATGTCTAACTAAAACTTAATGAAAGACTGTTTATCGATGTGCATAATACGTTTTTATGAGCGACGGGAGCGAGCATCACACAACATCGTTCAATCAAGTGATACATAGGATGTTCTTGAGCTTCGACTGAGTGTGTAGTTTTACCTTTAGAGGCCAAGTTAGGTAGAATCATAGGTACAAAAGCTTCCTTACTCAAAAACAAAAACCTCAATCATGTTACACTTAATATAAATTACATGAGGAGGCAAAAAAGCGTTGGGTATAAAGACAGCAACTATCCACGAACTCGAATGGGTCAATCAACAATATGAGCAAATAGGTTTTGTACCAAGTCATTTAGAAAATGAAACAATTGCAATAGTTACATTTAAAGGTGCATTTGCAGGCGTAGGCAGAATTGTTTATCTTAACGATAATGAAGCTGAAATTGGCGGTATCTACATACTGAATGAATTTAGAGGACAATCTCTTGCCTCTGAATTAGTTGATCACTTAGTCAAAGAAGCTAAAAGAAGACATTTCAAAGAAGTATATTGTTTACCTTTTGAAGAATTGAAGCCATTTTATATGAAATTTGGTTTTAAAGAAATCGACGATAATAGCAAGCAAATCAACCATGACATGTTAAAGAAGCTTCAATGGTGTTCAGAGAATTACGAAAAAAATGTTTTGTTACTTAAATTTAAATCGTCACAATAAATAAAGTCATTATTGTGCTTACTATAAATGTTGTGCAAGCAAGATCCTTGAAGCTGATTTACCCATTTTATCGCCACAGTAACTTTAAATATTTTATCCTTTGATTATCGTCCTGTTTTACAGTAATTTACCCCTCAACTGCTAAACCTGCCCTCTAATTTAATAGCCTTGTGCCATTAAATGGGCCAATTGCTAAAGATTCTATTAAGGTCTTTCTTTATAACTGCAGAGCCATGGTAACTGTCCGAACTTCCGTTATATATAAGTGGTTGAACTAGTTGTTCGATTTTTTCATCGGTCGGTTTAACTTCGCCCAATGTACCATCAAAAACTGCTTTAGGGGAAAGTGCTAAAATCTTATTAAGTTCCAAATCAGTCGGTTTTCGAATATCCATTAATTGAATCAGTCTCCTTTCAACACCCTTTACCGAAACATCATAATCTATTTTACTAAAGTAGTAGGTTGATACTTTATTAAATACAAGGGCGCGATTCCGAAGTAAGCTACTGGACCAATTTCTTAATTTTAATGTTGAGAAATTGGACTTTTTATATTTATTCTTAGTGCAAAATAACTCCCAAATTGACACCAAGGCGCTCCTTTTTCGCTTTATTATGTTTTTAGAAGATAACAGATCAGTTGTATAACTTACTTAAATGGTTATTCTAGTCGCTTCTTTAATAGTTTAGCTTCATATTCACGAGAATATGATCATTTTGTTACGAAGACATCCACTCAATGACAGGAATCGCCTTCACTTCGACGTTTCCTTCAAGCGCTCGAGTGATCATACAAGATGCCTCCGCTTTGTGCGCAAGACGTTCGATTTTTTGCTCAGCATCACCATCACGCTCTCCCTCCAATTGTATGAGGGGCCGATGTACGATCGCTTTGTATGTAAACACATTGTTTGTGACATCGACAGTCCCGTCGGATTCGAGCGATAGGGAATGGACATGGACATCAGCACGTTCGAGCATGGCAGCAAGTGTAATCATATAGCACGTTGCTGCTGCCCCTAACAGCATTTCATCAGGGTTGGTCCCTGCACCAGGTCCGCCCATACTTTTTGGAATGGATACAGTTGAGTCAAGCTGCCCACAAGAA is a genomic window of Litoribacterium kuwaitense containing:
- a CDS encoding GNAT family N-acetyltransferase — its product is MGIKTATIHELEWVNQQYEQIGFVPSHLENETIAIVTFKGAFAGVGRIVYLNDNEAEIGGIYILNEFRGQSLASELVDHLVKEAKRRHFKEVYCLPFEELKPFYMKFGFKEIDDNSKQINHDMLKKLQWCSENYEKNVLLLKFKSSQ
- a CDS encoding MFS transporter, which gives rise to MSKGLYKKEPLWTPAFTMLVLSNLFVFMSFQMLIPIMPPYIESLGASGTEIGLVTALFSIGAIVIRPFIGYLLSFQGRKHLVLIGSLSLLVMTVIYPLTNIVVFFLIARLLHGLAWGWSTTANGTAAVDITPNSRLGEGMGYFGLSVTIGMIVAPGLGILLYQMYDFNVNIIVSLVLGALAFIMLSTIKYQTPTAVKNTTKADVPFSFTGSLVEKASWYPAMITLSATFAYGTIATFIMIFAEERAIESMFLFYMVNAVIATCVRPITGRWFDKHGPKGLVIFCASFSFVAMWVLSITTSWVGVVIVGLLFGLGFGSLLPALQAWVLSKSTPERRGVANGMHMSCIDLGIGASSLVFGMIAKYVPTGSLFQMSSVFFLVVIFLTWRADKKDLPAQISPVQGRVSQSG
- a CDS encoding OsmC family protein — translated: MAIHYFHLKADWEGGRNSKGKISCGQLDSTVSIPKSMGGPGAGTNPDEMLLGAAATCYMITLAAMLERADVHVHSLSLESDGTVDVTNNVFTYKAIVHRPLIQLEGERDGDAEQKIERLAHKAEASCMITRALEGNVEVKAIPVIEWMSS